The genomic region ATGCTGGTAAGCTTCGAATTTGTGTATGAACTGGTCTAGTATTTCCAATTTGCAAGCTTGACCTTTTTCTGTTTCGCATCTAcgatctatttatattttgtgtttCTCTTTCTTGCATAGACATCAAAGCCTGTGAAAGGGGAGGAGGCCTTAAATTTAGGCCTTGTGGATGCTCTTGCTTCACCAAATGAATTGGTGAATACTGCTCGTCAATGGGCTCTTGATATTTTGGAGCGGAGAAGACCTTGGGTTATCACTTTTTACAAAACTGACAAGTTAGAACCTCTAGGCGAAGCAAGGGAAATACTAAAATTTGCTCGAGCTCAGACCCGCAAACGGGCTCCAAACCTCAAGCATCCATTAGTTTGCATTGATGTTATCGAGGAGGGTATTGTTTCTGGTGCTCGTGCTGGTCTCTGGAAGGTATCTTCTGTTCCGATGCTATACTCTTGAACTCGTGTTGCTAGAATCTTTCTAAGATATGTGAATATCTACTTTTATCAGGAAGCTGAAGCATTTCAAGCCCTCCTGGAATCAGATACTTGCAAGAGCTTGGTTCATATTTTCTTCGCCCAGCGTGGCACCACAAAGGTTGAGAGAAGTTCCATTCTTTTTCAGCATCAATTTCAATGCATTTAGAAGGATCTAAACTATAACCATGAAATAAATGttctattattaaattaagaacAATTTCCAGCTCTCACTCCTTGTCTGAACtgttttttatatgattgCAAGCCTTTTGATGATGTTCATAAGGGTTAGTGTATCATTTATAGAGTTCAGATCACAAGCTGGTATCTGCATGCTCTGTATGTTCCATGTCTAGCATGACGAGATATTGGGATTATAATTCTGGATATAGACCCGCGTTTTTTTCTACATTACTTTCTTTTAAGCTTCCAGAACTGGTTAATATGTGATTATGAATTTATGCTAGTTACTTTTTGAGTTTCATCACTTAAAGTGATCCTTTCAGATTAACATTAGTAGAGTAGGAATTTTGGACGATGCAAGTATGTTGTTGGTGAATGATTGTCTCTTTGTAAATCTTCCCAAAATATCTTCTTTGATCCTCTGATCGCTTATTGTTTTCGACCTGAAGCTATGAATTTACTGGGGCCTTTCTCTCTACTTGTGAACAGGTACCAGGTGTCACTGATCTAGGGTTGAAACCAAGGAGCATCAAGAAGGTTGCTATACTTGGTGGAGGGCTTATGGGCTCTGGAATAGCAACGGCATTGATTCTTTCAAATTACCAAGTTATCCTGAAAGAAGTCAATGATAAGTTCTTGCAAGCTGGGATTGGTAGAGTAAAAGGTGAGTCTGCTGGCCAATTTCTTGTCTTGACATTACCAACCATGCTAATTAAGTATCTGTATATCTCCATTTTGACTTGTATTTATGTCtatcaggaaatctgcaaagCCGTGTCAAGAAAGGGCAAATGAGCCAAGAGAAGTTCGAAAAGACTCTTTCTTTGCTCAAAGGTGTTCTCGATTATGAAAGCTTTAGAGATGTAGACATGGTTATTGAGGTACATTGAAGTATATATCAATTTGTATCTGTCCCGAATCTCTGCTGTTTTTAGGTGAACTCTTCATTGATACTCGTTCCTGACTTGTGAGTAGGCGGTGATTGAGAATGTATCCTTGAAGCAGCAAATATTCTCGGATCTTGAGAAATTCTGTCCTCCACACTGCATTCTTGGTAGTAACACTTCTACTATTGACCTCAATTTGATTGGAGAGAAAACGAGGTCTCAGGATCGTATTATTGGAGCACATTTTTTCAGGTAAAAAGTTGAAGGGATCTTCAAGTTTCCGCCCTTGCATATATCATGGGATGTAAATCTTGTTTTATAACTATTGCAGTCCGGCTCACGTGATGCCGCTTTTAGAAATTGTCCGCACTCAGAAGACTTCTCCTCAAGTAATTGTAGACTTATTGGATGTtgggaagaaaataaagaagacgCCTGTTGTAGTTGGAAATTGCACGGGCTTTGCCGTCAACAGAATGTTCTTCCCTTACACTCAAGCTGCTCTTCTGCTCGTCGAACGTGGTACAGATGTTTATCAGATTGATCGTGCGATTACCAATTTCGGGATGCCTATGGGTCCATTCAGGTAGACTTCTAATGTACAAACAGACCTAGAGCACTCCAAATCACCTTTGTGGCTTTTAATAcgtaaataattgaattttaagcATCATGATTGATTGTTTCATTACATGTTATTAGATTGTGCGACCTTGTTGGTTTTGGTGTTGCAATTGCTACTGGGGGACAATTTGTTCTGAATTTCCCAGAAAGAACTTACAAGTCGATGCTGATACCGCTCATGCAAGAGGACAAGAGAGCAGGTAAATCTCTCttctaatataaaaacttatttccAGCTAAAGTTATTTCATTTCAAGTTTTAACGAGCAAAAATGCTGTCTATTCCAAAAATCAACTTGCTTTAGGCGAAACTACTCGCAAGGGGTTCTATGTCTACGACGAGAAGCGCAAGGCGAGCCCTGATCCGGAAATAAAAAGATACATTGAGAAGGCCAGAGAGCTTTCCGGTGTTACCATCGACCCTAAGGTTACCCCCACATCTTACATCATGAATTAAGTCGTGCacgtgcgtgtgtgtgtgtttatagTCATCTAATTTTGTTGTGGATGAGCTTGTGTTCAGTTAACGAAAATGTCAAATAAGGATATCGTGGAGATGATATTCTTTCCAGTTGTGAACGAGGCATGCCGAGTACTTGCTGAGGGCATTGCCGTAAAAGCTGCTGATCTCGACATATCAGCTGTCATGGGAATGGGGTTTCCTCCTTACAGGTTCGTTCACTGTATCATTTGGGGAAACAACTCCTCAAACACAGAACCATATTTACGTAATCTTTTAACACATTAACCAGGGGAG from Sesamum indicum cultivar Zhongzhi No. 13 linkage group LG3, S_indicum_v1.0, whole genome shotgun sequence harbors:
- the LOC105156885 gene encoding glyoxysomal fatty acid beta-oxidation multifunctional protein MFP-a produces the protein MNSAKGRTTLDVGADGVAIITIINPPVNSLSFDVLNSLKETCEQALRRDDVKAVVITGAQGKFSGGFDISAFGKIQDKSVQAPKPGFVSVEILNDVVAAAKKPFVAAVDGLALGGGLEVAMACHARISTPTAQLGLPELQLGIIPGFGGTQALPRLVGIAKALEMMLTSKPVKGEEALNLGLVDALASPNELVNTARQWALDILERRRPWVITFYKTDKLEPLGEAREILKFARAQTRKRAPNLKHPLVCIDVIEEGIVSGARAGLWKEAEAFQALLESDTCKSLVHIFFAQRGTTKVPGVTDLGLKPRSIKKVAILGGGLMGSGIATALILSNYQVILKEVNDKFLQAGIGRVKGNLQSRVKKGQMSQEKFEKTLSLLKGVLDYESFRDVDMVIEAVIENVSLKQQIFSDLEKFCPPHCILGSNTSTIDLNLIGEKTRSQDRIIGAHFFSPAHVMPLLEIVRTQKTSPQVIVDLLDVGKKIKKTPVVVGNCTGFAVNRMFFPYTQAALLLVERGTDVYQIDRAITNFGMPMGPFRLCDLVGFGVAIATGGQFVLNFPERTYKSMLIPLMQEDKRAGETTRKGFYVYDEKRKASPDPEIKRYIEKARELSGVTIDPKLTKMSNKDIVEMIFFPVVNEACRVLAEGIAVKAADLDISAVMGMGFPPYRGGIIFWADTLGSKYICARLEEWSKSYGGFFKPCSYLAERAAKGAPLSLMTDPAKSRL